A segment of the Leptolyngbya sp. NIES-3755 genome:
CAGACCCAATCCAAACAAGCGCTCAAAGTCGCGTTGAATCGTATTTCGATTGACGATCGTGCCCGGTTGAGATTGGAGTTCACGAGTCACGATGAAGTCGCGAGTTCGTCCCCGAATCGGTCTACCTTGAGCATCCTGAAGCTGTCCTTCCTTATTGATGAATCGCACCTGAATCCGTTCAATTTCCCCTTCAGTTACGTCCAAGACAACGGTTCCATCAGGGTTCACTTGTGGCTGTTGAGCGTTCACAACCTGCGCTAATACGAAACCGCGATCTTGATAGAACTTCGTCAGTTCTTGAATCCCTGTTTGCAAATCGCGGAAGTTCGTAATTCTGCCATACTGCGGTCCAAAAATCCGATCGATATCCGCCTGTTGAAGAACTTTCGTATTCGGAATCTGCACCGATCGTAAAACCGGATTCGCTGCAACTTCAAACGTGACCCGGACTCCAAGCGGTGTATCTTCCGGGGTCGCTCTCACATTCGAGAAGAATCCAGTCGCAAAAATCGCATTAATGTCATTCTGAAGCTGAGTTTTAGTCGTGGTTCGTCCCGCCTGGGTCTGAATCACACGATAAACTTCATTCTGCAATTCTCCTTCGACACCCGTGACCAAGACTTCTGAAACCAAAACTCGCGGTTCATCCGGTGCGGGAGTTGGCTGAGTCGGTTGAGCGGGCTGGGTTGGCTGACCAGGCTGAAGGGGCTGAGTCTCTGTCGGCGTTTGGGGCGTTCCAGTTGGCGTTTGAGGCGGAGTCTGCTGTCCTTCAGGAGTTGGAGGGGTCGTCGGAGCTTGTGGACTTCCTGGCGGAACCGTTGGAGTCGTTCCTGGATTTGGAATGGTTGGAATATTTGGACTCGTTGGAACTGGAGCCGAGGGATTGATTTGAATCTGATTCGGCGTTTCTTGCTCGATCGTGCCTTGTGCCACTTGTTTGATTTCGGACAAAGCAGGCAATTTCGCTGTGGTGCGAGTTTGCATCACTGGAATGGTTTCGACCACGACATTTCCCACTGGAGCGGGAGGAATCTTTGCAACCGTCGTCGATGCCTTTGGCACAGGGGAACCTGACCGAGAATTTAATTTTGCCTGCGGTTGAGTTGGCTGATTGGGGGTTTTTGCCACAGCAGACCGAGACAAGCCAAGCGTTGCCGTTAATGCAAACGCCGCCATCACAACAGGAGATAAGCGCATAATATTCACAGGTTTTCGCACGTCCTCACACTTCGCTGCTCAAGGCAGACACAACACTAAACAGATTCCGATTAAACGGCAAAATTGTACCGCACCCTGAGTAACGAGACTCATGTTAGATGGGACTGATTTTCAACTGGCAGTTCGTCCGAATCATACCGTTTGTCCGAGGACTCGTTCCATCACTTGCCGATACGCATCTTCGACGTTACCCAGATCGCGCCGAAATCGATCTTTGTCCATCACTCGTCGATCGGGGTCGGTTTCTGCCTGATTCCACAATCGACAAGTATCGGGGCTGATTTCGTCTGCGAGTAAAAGCTGCCCCTGAGTATCAGTGCCAAATTCTAGTTTGAAGTCAACGAGGGTAATGCCACATTGTTCAAAGAAGGTTTGTAGCACTGTATTGATTCGGGATGCCATGCGTTTGAGCGGTTCGACTTGGTCTGCCATTGCGGGATTCAGTGCCCGAATGCGATCGACGGTCAGTAATGGATCTCCCAGCGCATCGTCTTTAAGATAGAACTCGACTAGCGGCGGATTGAGAATGGTCCCTAACTTGAGTCCGGTTTGCTGGCAGAGGCTTCCGGCAGCAATATTTCGCACCACAACCTCTAACGGGATAATGGTGACGGCTTTTACAAGCATTTCGTTCCCGGAGATCCGATCGATAAAATGCGTCGGGATGCCGTTCTTCTCCATCAGCTTGAATAAGTGGGATGCGATCGCACAGTTGATCTCGCCTTTGCCCTGAATACTGCCGCGTTTCTGAGCATTGAACGCCGTTGCATCGTCTTTGAAGTAGGTCAGCAGTACATTCGGATCATCGGTGCTGTAGAGAATTTTGGCTTTGCCTTCGTAGAGTTTCTGACCCGTTTCAGACATAATGCGATCGCTCTTGAAAATTGAGAATTTCATCATTGTAGCGGTCGGGTGAATCGGTTTGGCGGTGAATCGATCGCTATAATTTGTTGAATTCCTATGTTCGTAATTGGGATGGATTTTGGAGGAGCGCAACAGAACCGAATGAGAATTGCAATTCTGACTCCCCTTCCAGAAGAGTTGTCGCTTTTAGTCGCTGAATTAGACCGATTAGGACTGCGAAGACACTCAAAACAGTTCGGCAAGTTAGACGGGTTTGAGTTCAGCGAAATTAGTTTATTTGTTGCTCAGGGCGGACATGGTAAAACTCAATTTGGAATTCAAGCTCAATATTTGTTTTGTCAAGCTCCTGAAATTGAATTATTGCTCTGTGCTGGAGCCGCTGGAGCATTATCAAACTCGTTGAATATTGGAGATGTTGTTGTTGCGACTGAAACGATCGAGCATGACTACAATTTGAAATTTGTCAGTCGTCCGCTACCTCGATTTGCTGGAGATGAAACCACGATCGAACAATTCCGCGCTCTATCGCCTGAATCATTCTCAATTCATTTTGGCGGCGTTGCTAGTGGCGATGAAGATGTGATCGATACAGCAAGAGGGCAGGAGTTAGCAAAAATGACAGGATGTATTGCGGTAGCTTGGGAAGGCGCGGGTGGCGCAAGAGCTTGTCAGTTTAATCAGAAAGCCTTTCTGGAGTTGCGTGGCATCACTGATACAGCAAACCACACGGCAGCAGATTTTGAAGTCAATTTAGCAACAGCGATGAACAATTTAGCTCGATTGATTGTGTCTTGGATTCGGTAAAGTTCTGCTACGAAGCCGCAAAATTTGCGAAAAGTATCATAAGCTACAAAATATCTTGATTGCGTTTGCAGTCCTCGCTACAAGAAGGTTTTGTTATGGCTCTTGATTCTCCGAACTCTACGGCATGGGACACTCTTCGATCGATTCCCTGTGCCCCACGCTTCATGCCATCCATGTGGGTGCAATTGCTCAAATCTCCAACCGCATACAGTTTTGATCAAGCCTGGTTACTGTGTCAATGCGCCGAAGATCAATGGCTTGCTTGGGTTCCAGAGTACGGCGAACTATTGCTGAGAACGGATGAGTTTCATAGTTTGACTGACGACTAATTGCTGTGATCAAACCATTGGAAGATTTTTTGCAAATTTTCAGGATTTAGAGTGAAGCAACCGGCAATCTTTGGAGTCACTTGCTATGAACGATACTGATTCTTTGCAGCTTGACCAAGAATGGTTCGATCGTGGAAAAGAAGATGCTTGGGCAGGTCGATCGAAACAACCCCCAGAACATGATCCACAAGCCGCAAGCTTCTATGATCTTGGCTACAGTGAAGGCGAAATCGAACGTCCTCCTGTTAGCCTTGTTGAGCAGTGATTTAGGGATAGAGACGATCGCCAGAAATTGAATCAAATACAAACAGTCGATCGAGATCAAACTGTAAGGGTAATCGATCGCCTAATTTCAGATTCAATGCTGGATCAGTCTGCAAATTGATCGATCGACCTTCTATCACTGCACGAACTAATACTTCTCGTCCCAATGGCTCGATCACGCTCACTTCTGCAAGACATTGTGGCTCTTGAGTATTGACAGAGATATGTTCTGGACGAATTCCTAGATCGTATTGTCCTGATGGAAGATTGAGCGCGATCGAAAAGGATTGTCCTCCGATCTGAACTTCTGACCCAGTAAACATTGCTGGAATGAGATTCATCGGAGGGCTACCGAGAAAAGTTGCAACCATGCGATTGATTGGTCGATCGTAGATTTGCTGCGGTGTTCCAATTTGCTGAATTTTTCCACGATCGAGAACCACGATGCGATCGGCTAATGTCATCGCCTCAACTTGATCGTGCGTGACATAGATTGTAGTAATCCCTACTTGTTGATGCAGTTGTTTTAACTCGGTTCTTGTTCCATCTCGTAACTGAGCATCAAGATTCGACAGCGGTTCATCTAGGAGAAAAACTTGGGGCTGACGTGCGATCGCTCTTCCTAATGCGACTCGTTGCTGTTGTCCACCCGATAACTGTCTTGGTTTACGATCGAGCAAGTGACCAATCTCCAGAATTCTTGCAACCGATTCGACGCGCTCTTGGATTGTTTTTGGTTCCGCTTGCCGCATCCTTAGCCCGAACGCAATATTTTCTGCCACGCTCAGATGCGGGTAAAGTGCGTAGTTTTGAAACACCATTGCTACATCACGCTGACGAGCAGGAACTTGATTGACTAAGCGATCGCCAATATACAGATTTCCAGAAGTTGCCGTTTCAAGACCCGCGATCGTTCTTAAAATCGTAGATTTTCCACAGCCTGAAGGACCAACTAGCACCCAGAATTCTCCATCAGGAATCTCAAAGGTGATCTCTTCAACCGCTGCGGATTTGCTGAACCGTCGAGTAATACGATCGAGTCGAACAGTTGCCATAAAAAAGGTGGATTCTTCTGTAAAACGTGCCCGAAGTTAGAGAAACCAGTCTATCTTAAGGCGTATTATTTTAATACCATTGTAGTTTAATGTTGTTTAGTGACATTCACCTGAATCTGTTTTGGTTATCTCCACTTCTGTCCTTCATTCGTCACAGGTCTTGATCGTAGAAGATGAAGCAGTGACGCGAACTG
Coding sequences within it:
- a CDS encoding ABC transporter-like protein (similar to AA sequence:cyanobase_aa:LBDG_30030), coding for MATVRLDRITRRFSKSAAVEEITFEIPDGEFWVLVGPSGCGKSTILRTIAGLETATSGNLYIGDRLVNQVPARQRDVAMVFQNYALYPHLSVAENIAFGLRMRQAEPKTIQERVESVARILEIGHLLDRKPRQLSGGQQQRVALGRAIARQPQVFLLDEPLSNLDAQLRDGTRTELKQLHQQVGITTIYVTHDQVEAMTLADRIVVLDRGKIQQIGTPQQIYDRPINRMVATFLGSPPMNLIPAMFTGSEVQIGGQSFSIALNLPSGQYDLGIRPEHISVNTQEPQCLAEVSVIEPLGREVLVRAVIEGRSINLQTDPALNLKLGDRLPLQFDLDRLFVFDSISGDRLYP
- a CDS encoding hypothetical protein (similar to AA sequence:cyanobase_aa:Synpcc7942_1845); protein product: MALDSPNSTAWDTLRSIPCAPRFMPSMWVQLLKSPTAYSFDQAWLLCQCAEDQWLAWVPEYGELLLRTDEFHSLTDD
- a CDS encoding phosphoribosylaminoimidazole-succinocarboxamide synthase (similar to AA sequence:cyanobase_aa:LBDG_11710), whose amino-acid sequence is MSETGQKLYEGKAKILYSTDDPNVLLTYFKDDATAFNAQKRGSIQGKGEINCAIASHLFKLMEKNGIPTHFIDRISGNEMLVKAVTIIPLEVVVRNIAAGSLCQQTGLKLGTILNPPLVEFYLKDDALGDPLLTVDRIRALNPAMADQVEPLKRMASRINTVLQTFFEQCGITLVDFKLEFGTDTQGQLLLADEISPDTCRLWNQAETDPDRRVMDKDRFRRDLGNVEDAYRQVMERVLGQTV
- a CDS encoding hypothetical protein (hypothetical protein Ava_B0339;~similar to AA sequence:cyanobase_aa:LBDG_19210), producing the protein MNDTDSLQLDQEWFDRGKEDAWAGRSKQPPEHDPQAASFYDLGYSEGEIERPPVSLVEQ
- a CDS encoding methylthioadenosine nucleosidase (similar to AA sequence:cyanobase_aa:Syncc9902_0194), which gives rise to MFVIGMDFGGAQQNRMRIAILTPLPEELSLLVAELDRLGLRRHSKQFGKLDGFEFSEISLFVAQGGHGKTQFGIQAQYLFCQAPEIELLLCAGAAGALSNSLNIGDVVVATETIEHDYNLKFVSRPLPRFAGDETTIEQFRALSPESFSIHFGGVASGDEDVIDTARGQELAKMTGCIAVAWEGAGGARACQFNQKAFLELRGITDTANHTAADFEVNLATAMNNLARLIVSWIR